One stretch of Flavobacterium sp. 9 DNA includes these proteins:
- a CDS encoding NAD(P)H-binding protein, with amino-acid sequence MKAIVIGATGATGEFLVNQLLEDKDYTTVTVFVRRSIEKQHPKLVEQIVDFSNIESFKDLIVGDVFFSCLGTTLKAAGSEENQLKIDFDIPAKFASLAKENGVSSVVLLSAYGASAQSKIFYSQIKGKLEDKIAELNFEQYIIFRPGLLLRTGTDRLGEKIMVPVLNVLNSIGILKKYKPLPTALLAEKLVKAPKKLPKGKSIIELKEIFSF; translated from the coding sequence ATGAAAGCAATAGTTATTGGCGCAACAGGTGCAACGGGAGAATTTCTGGTTAACCAACTTTTAGAAGACAAAGATTATACAACAGTTACAGTTTTTGTAAGGAGATCAATAGAGAAACAACATCCTAAATTGGTAGAACAAATTGTCGATTTCTCTAATATTGAATCGTTTAAAGATCTGATAGTTGGCGATGTTTTTTTCTCTTGTTTAGGAACAACTTTAAAAGCTGCGGGTTCAGAAGAAAATCAATTGAAAATAGACTTTGATATTCCGGCAAAGTTTGCCAGTTTAGCCAAAGAAAATGGAGTTTCTTCGGTTGTGTTGTTATCTGCTTATGGAGCTTCTGCGCAAAGCAAGATTTTTTATTCTCAGATAAAAGGAAAACTTGAAGACAAAATTGCTGAACTAAATTTCGAACAATATATTATTTTCAGACCGGGATTACTTTTAAGAACCGGAACAGATCGTTTGGGCGAAAAAATAATGGTACCAGTTCTAAATGTCCTTAATTCAATTGGAATTCTGAAAAAATACAAACCTTTACCAACGGCTTTATTAGCGGAGAAATTGGTAAAAGCACCGAAAAAATTACCAAAAGGAAAGTCTATTATTGAACTGAAAGAAATATTCAGTTTTTAA
- a CDS encoding adenylate/guanylate cyclase domain-containing protein gives MELPKIPFYRKYSLTFKAIIVVGILGLLYAVFTDAGSGYAYLRFLPGTMIGVFISIIIITFERSVKLNKYSFLKTVILKAFLYSFAILLFLLLCIVLFEEILGKLTYQEVIKSYIKDRLAEDFIFSFGASIFLILFLEVSSLLNSRFFYNYFTGQYHRPMQEERIFMFVDVKSSTTLAEQLGDLLYSKMLQDLFNDFTDAIMASRAEIYQYAGDEIILTWKTKSGLKDKRCLYCFYLLRQSIESKKEYYLEHYNIVPKFKAGMHIGTAITTWVGKIKKEIVYHGDLLNTTSRIQCKCNDFNHDFVVSEAIKEVLPQDSRVNYSHQGEILLRGKAKPMKLYTVDFNF, from the coding sequence ATGGAATTGCCCAAAATACCTTTTTATAGAAAGTACAGCCTAACTTTTAAAGCAATCATTGTAGTCGGAATATTAGGTTTACTTTATGCCGTTTTTACAGATGCTGGTTCCGGTTATGCTTATTTAAGGTTTTTACCAGGAACAATGATTGGAGTTTTCATTAGCATTATCATTATAACTTTCGAAAGATCCGTCAAGCTGAATAAATACTCTTTTTTGAAAACCGTTATTCTTAAAGCATTTCTTTACAGCTTTGCTATATTGCTTTTTTTGCTTCTTTGTATCGTACTTTTTGAAGAAATATTGGGCAAACTGACTTATCAGGAAGTAATCAAAAGTTATATTAAAGATCGTTTGGCCGAAGATTTTATATTTTCGTTTGGAGCATCTATATTTTTAATTCTTTTTCTGGAAGTCAGTAGTTTACTAAACAGCCGATTTTTCTATAATTATTTTACAGGCCAATATCATCGTCCAATGCAGGAAGAACGAATTTTCATGTTTGTCGATGTAAAATCGTCCACAACATTGGCGGAACAATTGGGAGATCTTCTTTATAGTAAAATGTTGCAGGATTTGTTCAACGATTTTACCGATGCTATTATGGCTTCGCGCGCAGAAATCTATCAATATGCAGGAGATGAAATCATACTAACCTGGAAAACAAAATCCGGATTAAAAGACAAACGTTGTCTGTATTGTTTTTATCTTTTAAGGCAAAGTATAGAAAGCAAAAAGGAATATTATCTGGAACATTATAATATTGTTCCAAAATTTAAGGCAGGAATGCATATTGGTACGGCAATAACAACTTGGGTTGGAAAAATAAAAAAAGAGATCGTTTATCATGGCGATCTTCTTAATACAACTTCCAGAATTCAATGTAAGTGTAATGATTTTAATCATGATTTTGTGGTTTCAGAAGCAATAAAAGAGGTATTACCACAAGATTCTCGGGTAAATTATAGTCATCAGGGAGAAATACTTTTGAGGGGAAAAGCAAAACCAATGAAACTTTATACAGTAGATTTTAATTTTTAA
- a CDS encoding DJ-1/PfpI/YhbO family deglycase/protease, with the protein MKTINKMIIAGITSVLAVANVESQVKVKTKEMKTNYSNELAVVNQLSTQSAVVNMPVTKLLDAPGNEALKAFFFTPVKDKTVLKGKKIAVLVADGFEEIELTGPVWYFRELGAEVEIVAPKYNPAPERYGLAFPEMAKTHVMAIQYLQPVGWIKFDRTADQIKVSDYDAVFIPGGAWNPDNLRYDKDVIKFVQDFNKSGKLIAAICHAPVVLASADILKGRKLTGYWNIQSDLKNAGGIVLEEIVVTDGNIVTSRHPIDVADFSRAVENWLVKK; encoded by the coding sequence ATGAAAACAATTAATAAAATGATCATTGCAGGTATAACAAGTGTACTTGCTGTAGCAAATGTAGAAAGTCAGGTAAAAGTAAAAACTAAAGAAATGAAAACAAATTACAGTAATGAGTTAGCAGTTGTAAATCAATTATCTACTCAATCCGCAGTGGTAAATATGCCAGTAACAAAATTATTAGACGCACCGGGAAATGAAGCTTTAAAAGCATTCTTTTTTACTCCCGTAAAAGACAAAACCGTTTTAAAAGGAAAGAAAATCGCTGTTCTTGTAGCAGATGGTTTTGAAGAAATTGAATTAACTGGTCCGGTTTGGTATTTTAGAGAACTAGGAGCAGAGGTAGAAATTGTCGCTCCAAAATACAATCCTGCTCCGGAAAGATACGGGCTTGCATTTCCTGAAATGGCAAAAACGCACGTAATGGCAATTCAGTATTTGCAACCGGTTGGCTGGATAAAATTTGACAGAACAGCAGATCAAATAAAAGTAAGTGATTATGATGCCGTGTTTATTCCGGGTGGAGCTTGGAATCCGGACAATCTTCGATATGATAAAGACGTTATTAAATTTGTTCAGGATTTCAATAAATCAGGAAAACTAATAGCTGCAATTTGTCATGCGCCAGTTGTATTGGCATCGGCAGATATTTTGAAAGGAAGAAAATTAACCGGATATTGGAATATTCAATCAGATTTGAAAAACGCCGGAGGAATCGTACTTGAAGAAATTGTTGTAACAGATGGAAACATAGTAACAAGCAGACATCCAATCGATGTAGCCGATTTTTCGAGAGCCGTTGAAAACTGGTTAGTTAAAAAATAA
- a CDS encoding putative quinol monooxygenase, with the protein MKKRIPKMLTAVVAFSAFSLSASAKAAHKTLAEEFKSEEIAATITRYEVKEEYQEKFRKILSDYVLESLSDENNIMSEAYFEQDNPSVLWLFERWSNKKAMKNFRSNSKSKAVIKLGKTALVKPEKIIDIKDLEPISKQEWRKVSKKEDNQLTIMLFVDAKSGTEENFKDVYHTAMQKFRSEPGVVTYQLSQLEADKTQFVTFEKFRSKNAFEYHLNFPPIQPVIDYLNTSIKKQPFQDGIHNLIEFAPLTRE; encoded by the coding sequence ATGAAAAAAAGAATCCCTAAAATGCTCACAGCAGTAGTAGCTTTTTCAGCGTTTTCATTATCTGCATCAGCCAAAGCTGCACATAAAACTCTAGCTGAAGAATTTAAAAGCGAAGAAATAGCCGCTACAATCACTCGTTATGAAGTTAAAGAAGAATATCAGGAGAAGTTCCGTAAGATATTGAGTGATTATGTATTAGAATCGCTTTCTGATGAAAATAATATTATGTCAGAAGCGTATTTCGAACAAGATAATCCATCAGTGCTTTGGTTATTTGAACGTTGGTCGAATAAAAAAGCAATGAAGAATTTTAGAAGCAATTCAAAATCCAAAGCAGTAATAAAACTCGGAAAAACGGCTTTGGTTAAACCTGAAAAAATAATTGATATAAAAGATTTAGAACCTATTTCTAAACAAGAATGGAGAAAAGTCAGCAAAAAAGAAGACAATCAATTAACAATCATGCTTTTTGTGGATGCAAAATCAGGAACCGAAGAAAACTTCAAAGATGTCTATCACACGGCAATGCAAAAATTTAGAAGCGAACCAGGAGTTGTAACGTATCAATTATCACAATTAGAAGCAGATAAAACCCAATTTGTGACTTTCGAGAAATTCCGAAGCAAAAATGCTTTTGAGTATCATTTGAATTTTCCGCCCATTCAGCCTGTGATTGATTATTTGAATACAAGCATTAAAAAACAACCATTTCAGGACGGAATTCACAATCTAATTGAGTTTGCACCGCTTACTCGAGAATAA
- a CDS encoding 2TM domain-containing protein: MRHLANEQKVAQINPEKGFRIHLLVFALTIPAIWLIWFFTDRTYLWPLWQTAAWGTGLLFHYLGVFVFRSKKTS, encoded by the coding sequence ATGAGACATTTAGCAAACGAGCAAAAAGTTGCTCAAATCAATCCGGAAAAAGGTTTCAGAATTCACTTATTAGTATTTGCATTAACTATTCCAGCGATTTGGTTAATCTGGTTTTTTACAGACAGAACTTATTTATGGCCTTTGTGGCAAACCGCTGCATGGGGAACCGGTTTATTGTTTCACTATCTGGGAGTTTTTGTTTTCAGAAGTAAAAAAACAAGCTAA
- a CDS encoding NAD(P)H-dependent oxidoreductase: MKTNILLILGHPSENSFCNALLDAYRKGVESTGANCKTIYISRLDFNVNLSDGYKNGETLELEQDLVHSQELIKWADHVVLCYPNWWGFMLAITKGYIDRILLPDFAFKHHSGKIFPEKLLKGKSLRLLVTMDTPKWWFYLIYRASQYQILKNIVFGYVGFDPIRFSTFGFMRKSTESQRNKWLKKVEKLGKQLK; this comes from the coding sequence ATGAAAACGAATATCTTACTTATACTTGGGCATCCATCTGAAAATTCTTTTTGTAACGCATTATTAGACGCTTACAGAAAAGGAGTAGAAAGTACAGGAGCAAATTGTAAAACGATTTATATCTCCAGACTTGATTTTAATGTAAATCTTTCTGACGGATATAAAAACGGAGAAACTCTAGAACTCGAACAAGATTTAGTCCATTCGCAAGAACTTATAAAATGGGCAGATCACGTTGTTTTATGCTACCCAAACTGGTGGGGTTTTATGCTAGCAATCACCAAAGGATACATCGACAGAATCCTACTTCCTGACTTTGCATTCAAACACCATTCCGGAAAAATATTCCCCGAAAAACTTTTAAAAGGAAAAAGCTTAAGGCTTCTGGTTACGATGGATACGCCAAAATGGTGGTTCTATCTCATTTATCGAGCCTCACAATATCAGATCCTTAAAAACATTGTTTTTGGTTACGTAGGATTTGACCCAATCAGATTTTCAACATTTGGATTTATGCGAAAATCAACTGAAAGCCAACGAAATAAATGGCTGAAAAAAGTAGAGAAATTAGGAAAACAACTTAAATAA
- a CDS encoding Crp/Fnr family transcriptional regulator, with product MELGAEILLKSVRKICPEITDAELSQYASRLTFEELHKKDFFLQVGKVQKSIGFIASGLVRSSFVDNEGNEITVGFYSEGDYATHYPAFITQQPSKYSIQCLEPTTMVCLSYEDLQWVYKNLPSFEKYGRLVAEEILKRQQSRIENFIFQTAEERYIDFIKHHSDLFNRISVSHLCSFLGIERQSLTRIRQKLAHQ from the coding sequence ATGGAATTGGGAGCAGAGATACTTTTAAAATCGGTTAGGAAAATTTGTCCTGAGATAACTGATGCTGAATTGTCACAATATGCTTCAAGATTGACATTTGAAGAACTTCATAAAAAAGACTTTTTTCTACAAGTTGGTAAAGTTCAAAAATCGATAGGTTTTATTGCAAGCGGATTAGTTCGTTCTTCATTTGTAGATAACGAAGGCAACGAAATAACGGTCGGTTTTTATTCTGAAGGCGATTATGCCACACATTATCCTGCTTTTATAACACAACAACCCAGTAAATATTCGATTCAGTGTTTAGAACCAACTACAATGGTTTGTCTTTCCTACGAAGATTTGCAATGGGTCTACAAAAATTTGCCCAGCTTTGAAAAATACGGACGTTTAGTTGCCGAAGAAATCCTAAAACGACAACAATCGCGTATTGAAAACTTCATATTTCAAACTGCCGAAGAGCGATATATTGATTTTATAAAACACCATTCAGATCTGTTTAACAGAATATCTGTTTCTCATCTTTGCAGCTTTCTGGGTATTGAAAGACAATCACTTACCAGAATTAGGCAAAAATTAGCGCATCAATAA
- a CDS encoding methyltransferase domain-containing protein — translation MPWNPEIYNEFKDLRYKPFYDLMDFIKESEATKAIDLGCGTGEQTAILAKKFSKTDFLGIDSSVEMLDKSKTLDANNLRFERGTVEDIAESNQKWDLIFSNAALQWSDNHEVLFPKLIDLINPKGQFAVQMPVQNENILNKILYQLAGEEPFKTYLNDWRRYSPVLSIDQYAQIMFDGELEDIQVMQKIYPIIAQDHEALYNFISGSALIPYIERLDKEQQKHFVSTFKERIAEHFPKLPAIYAFKRILLYGRKA, via the coding sequence ATGCCTTGGAATCCCGAAATATATAATGAGTTTAAAGACCTAAGATATAAACCGTTTTATGATCTGATGGATTTTATAAAAGAGTCAGAAGCTACAAAGGCAATCGATTTAGGATGTGGCACAGGAGAACAAACCGCAATATTAGCAAAGAAATTTAGCAAAACTGATTTTCTGGGCATTGATTCATCTGTAGAAATGCTGGACAAATCAAAAACTTTAGACGCAAATAATCTTCGTTTTGAGCGCGGAACCGTAGAAGATATAGCAGAATCAAACCAAAAATGGGATTTGATTTTTAGTAATGCAGCATTACAATGGTCAGATAATCATGAAGTATTGTTTCCTAAACTGATCGATTTGATTAATCCAAAAGGTCAATTTGCAGTTCAAATGCCTGTTCAGAATGAAAATATACTAAACAAGATTTTATATCAATTAGCAGGCGAAGAACCATTTAAAACCTATTTGAACGATTGGAGAAGATATTCCCCAGTTTTAAGTATCGATCAATATGCACAAATTATGTTTGATGGGGAACTTGAAGATATTCAGGTGATGCAGAAAATTTATCCTATAATTGCTCAGGATCATGAAGCGCTTTATAATTTTATTTCCGGTTCAGCCCTGATTCCGTATATAGAACGTCTTGATAAAGAACAACAGAAACATTTTGTCAGCACATTTAAAGAGAGAATTGCAGAACATTTCCCAAAACTTCCTGCGATTTATGCTTTTAAAAGAATTTTACTTTACGGAAGAAAGGCTTAA
- a CDS encoding S41 family peptidase — MKYSSLIRILFFLFFGIFLISCEVDDKPEVYEEGSNKYTNDWIYNQMKKYYKWNETMPDKGDLAVNPKEYFNRLLNKSDVYSYAVNPNLPETVPQSLRRNFGFDISFVEYQSKIYGVILYALEDSPAKNNGLLRGQLITEINGEELNLSNYEKIYKSIISANHLDLKVVSYSKETGFSKPESVSLLQGFSFSQPIFPKVFTNNNTKIGYVEIPHFDVGQAKLFQQIFQELKDQNITELVLDLRYNGGGDVSSATALSIIIAPNIIASDLFIQFEGNKNGGLVKQSFQQALESNERNVSFDLLKNVHPDIKKVYILCGKRTASASEIMINNLRPFMDVITIGEKTVGKDVAGFPIEDDRNPNTKGWILYPSIYKLFNAKHEGDYSSGINPSIAVDELQEPEIFPLGNRSELLLNTAINMQSGNTKKVKTTTARSLPLSKIYIDADPLLVKP, encoded by the coding sequence ATGAAATATTCTTCTCTTATCAGAATCCTTTTTTTTCTTTTTTTCGGCATATTTTTAATTTCCTGCGAAGTCGATGACAAACCGGAAGTTTATGAAGAAGGGTCCAATAAATACACAAATGATTGGATCTACAATCAAATGAAAAAGTATTATAAATGGAATGAAACAATGCCTGATAAGGGAGATTTAGCTGTAAATCCAAAGGAATATTTCAATAGATTATTAAATAAATCTGATGTGTATTCGTATGCTGTGAATCCAAATTTACCTGAAACCGTTCCGCAGAGTTTACGAAGAAATTTTGGGTTTGATATTTCGTTTGTAGAATATCAAAGCAAAATTTATGGCGTGATTTTATATGCTTTAGAAGATTCTCCGGCTAAAAATAACGGATTATTAAGAGGACAATTAATAACTGAAATTAATGGAGAAGAACTGAATTTGAGTAATTATGAGAAGATTTACAAAAGTATAATATCGGCTAATCATTTAGATTTAAAAGTAGTTTCATATTCAAAAGAAACGGGTTTTTCTAAACCGGAATCAGTTTCTTTATTACAGGGGTTTTCGTTTTCTCAGCCTATTTTTCCGAAAGTATTTACAAACAATAATACTAAAATTGGATATGTAGAAATTCCGCATTTTGATGTTGGTCAAGCCAAATTATTCCAGCAGATTTTTCAGGAATTAAAAGATCAGAATATAACCGAATTAGTTTTGGATCTCAGATATAATGGAGGAGGAGACGTATCATCAGCAACAGCTTTAAGTATAATTATTGCACCAAATATAATTGCGAGTGATCTTTTTATACAATTCGAAGGAAATAAAAACGGCGGACTTGTAAAACAATCTTTTCAGCAAGCCCTGGAAAGCAATGAACGAAATGTGAGTTTTGATCTGCTTAAAAATGTACATCCGGATATTAAGAAAGTATATATTCTATGCGGAAAACGAACCGCTTCTGCTTCAGAAATAATGATCAATAATCTTCGGCCTTTTATGGATGTTATTACAATAGGCGAAAAAACGGTTGGCAAAGATGTAGCAGGTTTTCCAATAGAAGATGACAGAAATCCAAATACTAAAGGCTGGATTTTATATCCTTCGATCTATAAATTATTCAACGCAAAACACGAAGGCGATTATTCAAGCGGAATAAATCCATCGATTGCCGTTGACGAATTGCAGGAACCTGAGATATTTCCGTTAGGCAATCGTTCAGAACTTTTGTTAAATACTGCAATAAATATGCAATCCGGAAATACCAAAAAAGTAAAAACGACGACGGCAAGATCATTACCATTATCAAAAATTTATATCGATGCTGATCCGTTATTGGTTAAGCCTTAA
- a CDS encoding TonB-dependent receptor, whose amino-acid sequence MNNEFSRRFVVALWILFFGVFFGTNSIYAQTGTVSVDFKNSSPQKIIDNLKSRTPYQFVYQKDLDLDLPLVTLKKDNVSIDEILSDLQNMTNLNFRRNENNIAVNSKDGDKKKKKGKITGKVVDVNGLSLPGVNIKVAELSIGAQSDIDGNYVLELEPGEYTIEISAISFQTQKITGVKVLENGETPLVVSLKEDAQSLNEVVIIQDYKKATASVGGMLLQQKKAAQFSDGISAEQIARTPDRDVASSLKRITGVTTIGDKYVVVRSMGERWNQAVMDGIALPSTDAYQQNFSFDIIPTAIVESIVVSKSATPDMYANFAGGYVEVKTMDIPKENFTNFSISNSYNSKSAFKERLTKQEGDYDYWGFDDGRRDYPSNRATIDPPTTEAQSGPFLDYSRLFTQDNFSTYKTYGAPGTTLQFGIGRTYKLKDNNKWGFVGSAIFKNTQEKLEIEHTERNFRSNTDFSPESDKVLYSTFAKYGFKNSGANYTYNSTLGGMFNAGIQLGNHKITMRNTVMHIYNNQLTQITGWGNEDSIEGILDGSKLPTTTESNYPVYTTFIQNKIEGNHKFDNLEVNWYGAYGNVAKDTKDATFVTIGEEKVGDDILRSYSVYNAETRFPFSRSNFTNDEADYNWAINFKYTFNFGDSFTNDLKGGYFGTYKRATNQQESAKLITVGQPTDRAVIYEPLSKFLDGSNYYWGGFGWQDYGVYGNKYEGDVKIHSPFLMLDDKIGRYVRLVWGVRAESYIYTEIQSQSEYPDGLAKDQGNDKMWQFLPSASLIISPTNKMNVRLGYNKSVLRPQFAERLGIPYYDPIRSAKVYNYSNGLVSSVANNYDLKVEWFPSGGEILSFGIYHKDIDNPIESVGFRNPSDGRDIYVLNSNNAKLWGVEFEFYKSLSFLGEGEILKDLFVYGNASFNDTKVTSYVNIDGTGGLYEANRPLYGQSPYTYNLGLDYVGDRLGFSLRRNAIGDQYILVGFEYRAEEIRMPYAITDAQVSYKFFKERNLELKCSMKNIFDTGIETYNNTNSYSKTTDVPYGVNPRERYSLGAGATNKYDEDIDQVVFKAWSGRTISVSLNYSF is encoded by the coding sequence ATGAACAATGAATTTTCGAGGCGATTTGTCGTTGCCTTATGGATTTTATTTTTCGGGGTTTTCTTCGGAACAAATTCAATTTATGCACAAACCGGAACTGTATCGGTTGATTTTAAAAATTCTTCACCACAAAAAATTATAGATAATCTAAAATCCCGCACACCTTATCAATTTGTTTATCAAAAAGATTTAGATCTGGATTTGCCATTGGTTACACTAAAAAAAGATAATGTTTCGATAGATGAAATTTTGAGTGATTTGCAAAACATGACCAACTTAAATTTCAGAAGAAACGAAAATAATATAGCCGTAAATAGTAAAGACGGTGACAAAAAAAAAAAGAAGGGAAAAATTACAGGTAAAGTCGTAGATGTCAACGGACTTTCGTTACCTGGTGTAAATATAAAAGTAGCTGAACTGAGTATTGGCGCACAATCAGATATTGATGGTAATTATGTTTTGGAATTAGAACCAGGAGAATATACGATTGAAATTAGCGCAATTTCGTTTCAAACGCAAAAAATTACAGGAGTTAAAGTTCTTGAAAATGGAGAAACTCCGCTTGTAGTTTCTTTAAAAGAAGATGCTCAATCACTGAATGAAGTTGTTATTATTCAGGATTATAAAAAAGCCACAGCTTCGGTTGGAGGTATGTTGCTGCAACAGAAAAAAGCGGCTCAGTTTTCTGACGGTATTTCGGCAGAGCAAATTGCGAGAACTCCTGACAGAGATGTAGCGAGTTCATTAAAACGTATTACGGGTGTAACGACAATTGGCGATAAATATGTTGTGGTACGTTCTATGGGCGAAAGATGGAATCAGGCGGTTATGGACGGAATCGCTTTACCAAGTACAGATGCTTATCAGCAAAATTTCTCTTTCGATATCATTCCAACTGCTATTGTCGAAAGTATTGTGGTGAGCAAATCTGCAACACCGGATATGTACGCCAATTTTGCCGGTGGATATGTAGAAGTTAAGACGATGGATATTCCTAAAGAAAATTTCACCAATTTTTCTATTAGTAATTCTTATAACAGCAAAAGTGCTTTTAAAGAGCGATTGACAAAACAGGAAGGTGATTATGATTATTGGGGATTTGATGACGGTCGACGTGATTATCCATCTAACCGCGCCACAATAGATCCACCAACAACGGAGGCACAATCAGGTCCGTTTTTGGATTATAGCAGACTATTTACTCAGGATAATTTTTCTACCTATAAAACCTATGGCGCTCCGGGAACAACATTGCAATTTGGTATAGGAAGAACTTATAAATTAAAAGACAATAACAAATGGGGATTTGTTGGTTCAGCAATTTTTAAGAATACACAGGAAAAACTAGAAATTGAGCATACAGAAAGAAATTTTAGAAGTAATACTGATTTTTCGCCGGAGAGTGATAAAGTATTGTACTCCACTTTTGCAAAATATGGCTTTAAAAATTCAGGAGCCAATTATACTTATAATTCGACTTTGGGCGGTATGTTTAATGCGGGTATTCAGTTGGGTAATCATAAAATTACAATGCGCAATACTGTTATGCATATTTATAACAATCAATTAACCCAAATTACAGGTTGGGGAAATGAAGATTCTATAGAAGGGATTTTAGACGGTAGCAAACTCCCAACTACTACAGAGTCTAATTATCCTGTTTACACCACTTTTATTCAGAATAAAATTGAAGGAAATCACAAATTCGATAACCTTGAAGTTAATTGGTATGGAGCTTATGGAAATGTAGCAAAAGATACCAAGGACGCAACATTTGTAACTATTGGCGAGGAAAAAGTTGGTGATGATATATTGAGATCTTATAGTGTTTATAACGCTGAGACGAGATTTCCGTTTAGCCGAAGCAATTTTACTAATGATGAGGCTGATTATAACTGGGCGATTAATTTTAAATACACTTTTAATTTTGGAGATTCTTTTACAAATGATCTTAAAGGAGGTTATTTTGGGACTTACAAAAGAGCAACAAATCAACAAGAATCAGCTAAGTTAATAACGGTTGGTCAGCCAACTGACCGCGCTGTTATTTATGAACCGCTTTCTAAATTCTTAGACGGATCAAATTATTATTGGGGAGGTTTTGGATGGCAGGATTATGGCGTATACGGTAATAAATATGAAGGCGACGTAAAAATACATTCTCCATTTTTAATGCTCGATGATAAAATTGGCCGTTACGTAAGGTTGGTTTGGGGAGTAAGAGCAGAAAGTTACATTTATACCGAAATACAAAGTCAGTCTGAATATCCTGATGGTTTAGCAAAAGACCAAGGTAATGATAAAATGTGGCAATTTCTGCCATCGGCAAGTTTAATAATTAGTCCAACTAATAAAATGAATGTTAGATTGGGATATAATAAATCTGTTTTGCGTCCACAATTTGCAGAGCGTTTGGGTATTCCTTATTACGATCCAATTCGTTCGGCTAAAGTCTACAATTACTCAAATGGATTGGTTTCAAGTGTAGCTAATAATTATGATTTAAAAGTAGAATGGTTTCCATCCGGTGGTGAAATTTTGTCTTTTGGTATTTATCATAAAGACATTGATAATCCAATAGAATCAGTTGGTTTTCGTAATCCTTCAGATGGAAGAGATATCTACGTTTTGAACTCCAACAATGCCAAACTATGGGGAGTTGAATTTGAGTTTTATAAAAGCCTTTCTTTCTTAGGTGAAGGCGAAATTTTGAAAGATTTGTTTGTTTATGGCAATGCTTCTTTCAATGATACAAAAGTAACTTCTTATGTTAATATAGATGGAACGGGAGGACTTTATGAAGCCAACAGACCTTTGTACGGGCAGTCGCCTTATACTTATAATCTTGGTTTAGACTATGTAGGTGATCGTTTAGGTTTTAGTCTTAGACGCAATGCTATTGGAGATCAATATATATTGGTAGGATTTGAATACAGGGCCGAAGAAATTCGTATGCCATACGCTATAACGGATGCTCAGGTAAGTTACAAATTTTTTAAAGAGAGAAATCTGGAATTAAAATGCAGTATGAAAAACATATTTGATACAGGTATAGAAACTTATAATAACACTAATAGTTATAGTAAAACTACGGATGTTCCCTATGGAGTGAATCCAAGAGAAAGATATAGTCTGGGAGCAGGAGCAACAAATAAGTACGATGAAGATATTGATCAGGTTGTATTTAAAGCCTGGAGCGGAAGGACAATAAGTGTCTCTCTTAATTACTCATTTTAA